The sequence CGGCCCGAGAAATCCAAAAATTTCGCCTGCTTGAACATTCATCGTCACGCCTTTGACGGCCTCGACTAAGCGTCCACGCACCCGAAAACTTTTGGCCAATTCCTTGGTTTCAAGAATAATCATCAAGCTGCTCCGTTGAGGTTCATGTGTGATAGACCGTTTTCAGCATTGGAAGCCTCGACCGCATGATGGAACGAGGAATTGGCGGCAAACGTGATGTTCAGATTAGAACAATTGTTCACCGAGCAACCTGGTGTTGCAGGTTGATAGTACGCCAGGGGTGAGATGAGGCAGCAGATGGCGCAAGCATATTCATGGCGCTAGCGTCAGCTTCGTTGCCTAGCTAGCACCCTAGTTGTTTCCCAAATTAGGCCTTGGGATTATTTATGCCTATTCAGGTTTATTGGCGTTAACTCGTCGCACGATCTGCATAATCAAGGTGCTGATGACTCCTGCACCCAGCGAGGCCAAACCAGCTTTGCGGGCAGGACCTTTTGATTGCGCCAGCCCTGATAACATCTGCGAGCAAAGCACACCCAAAGCAGTTGCAGCCAAGACATCTTGTTGCGAGCGGAAGGTCAAGCGCTGGCGATCGGTTGCCAGCGAAGCCAAAAAGACCCCCAACAAACAGTAGGAAGAACCAGACATATTTGTCAGCACAGCATCATCGTCAGCTTGGGGCGCAGTCACGAGCAATGGCACAAAAATACCCAGCCGTACCGCTGAAAAAGCGAGACTAAACGATTGGAAGCGGGTAGTTGCTGTGCCTAAAATGCTGACGGCAGCACCTTCACGGAGGGCCGCAGCGAGGCTAGGGTGAACCAAGCTATAGCTAAGAATTCGCCAAACTTGGCCTGTGTTAAGCTGCGATTTTTGAAACGCACCCCAGCCGGCTTTGGTTTCGGCCTCGCTTGAGTTGGCATTCATCAACGCACTCAGACCACTCAACCCATACAGCACTGCCACCTTGGCTAAACTGTCGGTGACAGGCACCAACAATGCACCAACTGGCAGCAAATCGGCAGCGTCGGTTGATTCTAGGGCGCTATCGTCAACGGTTGTATGTTCGCTCAGGGCAAAAAGTTGTTTGGTGGCCTGCAAACCCAACCCGATCATGCTTAATCGATCAAATATGTTCATGCTGTTGTTGCTACTCCTCAATCGATTGGCTAGCTAAATCAACTAACGTCATCAAATTGCTGATCTGCCAGTGGCAAAACCAAAGGACAGGATTTGGGATCACAACCCAAGCTGGGGCAAAAATGTTGTTTTGTGATGCAGCTTTGGCGAATCGTGGCGATTGCACATCAGTCTATAGACCGATAAATCGATCGATAACTGATTAAATCGTACAATGTAAAGCTTAATTGATCAGCAACTACTTGGAAGATGTTTTACGATCGATTTTTAGGATGACTTCTGGCAAATAGTCGCAAAATTAATGAGTCTTAGGGCTGATTTATGTTGCTGACGATACATCAACAAATTAAGCTTAAATTTAACGAATCTTCGCACACAGCGTGGATAATAACCTAAGAAAATAAATTATGCAAGAACCCCAAATCTACTGCATATACATGCTCAATCAAATCACAAGCATGCCTAGATATATTTTAATCTGCCTTGACAATGTTAATGAACTCTAACTATAATAGGCGCGTTGTAAGTCAGCTGTGCTAAAAATCGTTGATCGAACTAGGCTTGTGTTAATCTCTTAACCTCAAGTTAACTCGACTTAACAAATAAAATAGTACAGTTTAGGGCTTCACAATCAGCTCATTATAAATAGCAAACTCTCCTGTTTAATCAAGGTAAATCCTCTTATTTCATCCTACTCCTTTACCAAGATAACAGATACCCAGGCTTTTTATTTAACGATGTAAATGTATATAGCTACAGCTAAATTTAGATAGTTTGCACAATAACTCGTGGAAACTTTTTTGGATAGTTTGTACAATATGGGTTTACTCGAATAGCTTTACAGCATTAGATTATTAATCAGAATGAAACTTCAATATCATACCGATCAATACAGTTTCATAAACCTATATTGTTATAAATTAATTATTCAGAATTTACATTGAGTAAATTTATTCAATTTTACTTAATTATAACATCATTAAGTTATTTATTACCATAAAACCCGAATCTTAATCTAATAGAAATTACTTATTTATTAGATAAGATTCAGATCGTCTTAGGTATATTAATTCTGATACTTCTGGCAAGTATCAGAAGCTTAACAGTTCAATACATATAAAGACCGATTTCAATCTGATGTAACTTCCAGTATATAGATGCTCACAACTTCGATTAAACCTTATCGCACAATGCTACATTACAGAGGATGACTATGAACAACCTACCATCTGGAACGGATAGCATCAAGCCTGAAACAATCGAAACAACCGCAGAAATATTAACTGAGTGGTTAGTAAATCACTTTTGTACCTATTTAAACGTTTCCTCGAATGAAATTGATGTGCGCTTGCCTTTTGCGCACTATCAAATCGATTCAATCCAAGCGCTTAGTTTAATCAGTAAGCTTGAGCAATTTCTAGGGCGTTCGCTCTCACCAACATTGCTTTGGGATTATCCGAGCATTGCAACGTTGGTTCCAGCGCTGATCGGCACTGAACAGCCTGAAGTCGCAATCGTGGCTGATTCCGACCAAAATGCTGATGCAATTGCCATTATCGGCATGAGTTGTCGCTTTCCTGGTGCTCGCAATTTGGCCGAATACTGGGATTTATTGATTAACGGTCGCGATGCAATTACCGAAATTCCTGCCGAGCGTTGGAATTTAGAGGCCGTGTATAACCCCGATCGCAGTGTGCCCGGCACGATGTACACCCGTTGGGGTGGCTTTGTTGATCAGCCTGATTATTTCGATGCAGGCTTTTTTGGCATCTCGCCGCGAGAGGCCATTCACCTTGACCCACAACAGCGCATGTTGTTGGAGTGCACATGGGAAGCCTTCGAAGATGCTGGTCAATCGCCACAAGCCTTGGCTGGCAGCAAAACTGGGGTGTTTATTGCTTCAGTCAGCGAAGATTATGGCCGAATTTTATTCAGCCACCCCGAAATTATCGATGCCTACACTGGCCCAGGCACGGCCCACAGCATTTTGGCCAATCGGCTCTCATATGTGCTGAATTTGCAAGGCCCAAGCATCAACATCAACACAGCTTGCTCGGGATCACTCGTCGCAATTCATATGGCCTGCCAAGCATTGCAAACGGGCGAAGCCGATCTGGTGGTTGCTGGCGGGGTCAATGCCAGCTTGTTGCCTGATGGCAATCTATTTTTCTCTAAAGCTGGAGCCTTATCGCCCGATGGCCGCTGCAAAACCTTCGATGCTCGCGCCAATGGAATTGTGCGTAGCGACGGCGCAGGCATTGTAATTCTCAAGCCTTTGCAAAAAGCCTTGGCCGATGGCAACCCAATTTATGCAGTCATTCGTGGCAGCGCCGTCAATAGCGATGGCCGTACCAACGGGATTATGGCTCCCAACCGTCAATCGCAAGAGGTTGTACTGCAAGAAGCCTATCGCCGCGCTGGAGTTAATCCCGCGACAGTGCAGTATATCGAAGCCCATGGCACGGGCACAAGCCTTGGCGATGTGATCGAGGCCCAAGCACTTGGCGCAGTTTTGGCAGTTGGACGCTCAGCCCAACAACCCTGTGCGCTTGGCTCGGTCAAAACCAATATTGGCCACAGCGAATCAGCAGCAGGCATTGCAGGGGTGATCAAGGTGGCACTGGCAATGAAACATCAGCTCTTGCCGGCAAGTTTACACTTTGAAACTCCCAACCCCATGATTCCGTTTGAGGAACTCCGCTTGCAGGTTCAAGCCCAACGTGGGCCATGGCCCAATGCTAGCGGCCCGCTCTTAGCAGGGGTTAGTGGCTTTGGTTTTGGCGGTACAAACGCTCACGTGGTGCTCGAATCGGCTCCAATTCGCGAAACCCAAAGCCCAAATATCAACGATGCTTGGCCATTGTTATTGCCATTATCAGCCCAAAGCGAGCCAGCCTTATGGCAACTTGCAGCCCGCTATGCCAGCCAAATTGCCGCCGCTAGCCCGAGCGAAGTTGCCAATATTTGCTATAGCGCTAGCGTTGGGCGCAGCCAGCTTGATCATCGCCTTGCCGCATATGCAGCCAGCCCAGCCTTGCTTGCCGAACAGCTCAACGATTTTGCTGAGGGTCGCTCCGTCACTGGTTTGATCACCCAAGATCGTTCGCAAGCCCACAAATTGGTTTGGGTCTTTTCAGGCCAAGGCTCGCATTGGGTTGGCATGGGGCGCGGTCTGCTTGGCCAACAACCAATCTTCCGCCAAACCCTCGAAGCTTGCGATCAAGCCTTCGCTAATTATGCTGGTTGGTCGTTGATCGCAGCCTTGCTCGATGATCAAGCTGCTGAGCAGATCAACCAAACGGATCGTGCTCAACCGCTGATTTTTGCCTTGCAAGTCAGTCTCGCCGCGCTTTGGCGATCATGGGGCATTACTCCGGCGGCGATTGTTGGGCATAGTTTAGGCGAGGTCGCTGCGGCCTATGTCAGTGGTGTGCTAACGCTCGATGAAGCGGTACAAGTGGTTTACCATCGCAGCCGTTTGATGAAGCAAGTTGCTGGCAAAGGCAAAACTGCCGCCGTCGAATTGACCTTCGAGCAAGCCCGCTTGCTGTTGGTTGGCCGCGAACAACAGGTAGCAATTGCTGGCATCAATAGCCCAACCTCGTGTATTCTGGCGGGCGATCCGAGCACGTTGGAGCAATTAGTTGCCTCGTTGCAGCATAACGATGTGTTTGCTCGCTTGGTGCGCGGGGTTGATATTGCCTTTCATAGCCCACAGATGGAGCCACTAGTTCCTGAATTAAACGCCGCTTTGGCCCAGCTCAAACCACAAGCGCCCATGATTCCCTTGGTTTCAACCGTGACTGGCACGTTTGCCGAGCAAGCGCTCTACAGCGAGGGTTATTGGGGCCGCAATCTGCGTGAACCATTCTTGTTTGCCACTGCGATCAAAAGTTTGCTCGACAAGGGCTTCGATACATTTTTGGAAGTCAGCCCACACCCGGTTTTGGGTGAATCGATGTTGCGCAGCATCCAACACTTCAAGCAGTCAGCCCAAGTGTTTAGCTCGTTACGCCGCGATCAAGCTGAATTGGATTTGCTGTTTGAGACACTTGGGCGGCTATTCGTGGCTGGCTATAGCCCTGATTGGCAGCAGGTTTATCCCGAGCCACGTCAGCGCAGCGCTTTGCCAAACTATCCCTGGCAACGTGAACGCTACTGGTTCGATCAGCTTTTGCCAGCAACGAGCAATCAAACGTCGGCCCGTGGTGGGTTTGTGCCAGCGCTCTTAGCCGGCAACCTTAAGGCCATACCCAGTGCTCAACACCCGTTGCTCGGTATTTCGATCAGCTCGGCGGTCAATCAAAGCCAGTTCTGGCAAACCAATTTAGCCGCCAATTATCCGGCTTATTTGGCCGACCATGTGGTGCAAGAACAGGTGTTGTTGCCTGGCGCGGCCTATGTTGAGATGATCATTGCCGCCCTGCGGAGTCGTGGCCAACACCATGTCACAATCAATAACTTGGTGTTCAAACAGCCATTGATCTTGCCAAACCAAGGCCAATGCACCGTCCAACTGGTGTGCAACGCTGATGATAATGGCGTTAATCTCCAAATTTTGAGCCAAGCCGCCGAGCCAGATAGCCCTTGGGAATTGCATGCAACCGCCAATGCGATTGATAATGCCACACCTGTAAATCATTCAGCCTATCTTGCCCTCGACGAATTGCAAGCCCGTTGTGCCGAAAGCGTCGCAGTGAGTGAGCATTATGCTCGCATGCAAGCAGTGCAATTGGTGTATGGCCCAGCCTTTCAATCGCTCAGCCAAATTTGGCGCGGCGAGGCTGAGGCTTTGGCCCAATTGCAACTAGCGCCAGCAATCGGCCAACTTGCCCAGCACGATCAGCTGCATCCAGCGTTACTCGATGCTACCTTCCAGCTCGTCGCGGTGATGCTCGCCCAACATACCAACGATCAAACCTACTTGCCAATTGCGATTGAGCGCTTGAATGTGCTTGATCGAATTCCTGCCGAAGCTTGGTGTCATGCGGTGTTGCGCTCGGCTCCTGCTGATGAAACCCTGATGTATGAAGCGGATTTGGTGATTGCTGATGCCCAAGGGCGAGTTGTGGTAGAAATTGCTGGCTTGAAGTTATTCCAAGTGGCTGCCGCGCGGAGTGCCAACCAGCCCCAACAAGCGTTGTATGACTATCGTTGGCAACCGTTCGAAAGCCAAACTACTGAGCATCCCGCTGAACGTTGGCTGATTTTGGCCAATACCCACGATCAATTTGCCAAACAGTTGAGCAACGGCTTGGCAGCCCATGGTCAGCAGGTCGATTGCCTCGAACAATCAATTGAAGCCGCCAGCTTAGGCGATTGGCTCAAAACCCAGTTGCAAGCCAATTATCAGCAGATCGTTTGTTTATGGCCACTGGCCGCCAGTAATGATCAAGCGCCAGTCGCTAGCGCAACCCAGCAAAGCTTGGCAATGTTAACCCTGCTGCAAACGCTCAGCGATTCAAGCAGTGCTACGCCGCGCTTGTGGTGTGTCACACGCGGCGCACAGGCCGTGCTCGATCACGAAGTTATTAATCTGGCACAAGCACCGCTGTGGGGCATGCTGCGCAGCGCCGCCTTAGAACACCCCGAACTAGCGCCAAGCTTGATCGACCTTGCACCAATGACTGAAAGCAATGAAGCAACCCAACTCGCCAAGACGTTATTGCAACGTGCCAATGAACATCAACAGGCCTTGCGCAATCAACAGCAGTTGGTAGCTCGCTTGCAACAACGCTCAGTCAGCAAGTCAAGCCCGCTCAAGTTGAGCAATCAAGCGGCTTATTTGATTACTGGTGGTAGCGGTGGTTTGGGCCTGGAGATTGCCCATTGGATGCTGGCCAAGGGCGCGAGCAATTTGATTATCCTTGGTCGCCGACCCTTACAGCCAAGCCATAACGCCGTATCCGAGCAGCAATCACAGCTTGTAAATGCGCTTAGCCAACTCGAACAAGCTGGGGCAAACCTGCGCTACGCCGCAATCAACGTGGCCGATCAGGCGGCCTTGGCCGAATTTTTGCAGCAGTATCGCGCCGAAACTGGCCTTGCCATTCGCGGGATTGTGCATGCTGCGGGTGTGCTTGATGATCAAATGCTCTATCGCATGGAGCCAAGTGCCCTGACCAGCGTTTTTGCGCCCAAAGTTGCTGGCGCATGGGCCTTGCACGAAGTTTTCAGCCAAGAACCACTTGATTTTATGATCTTCTGTTCATCGCTGGCGGCCAGCATTGGCTCGGTTGGTCAAGCGCATTATGCCGCCGCCAACAGCTTTATGGATAGCCTGGCAGCCTATCGTCACAGCCAAGGCTTGGCTGGGCTAAGCATTAATTGGGGGCCATGGGCCGAGGTGGGAATGGCCGCCAAGCTCAATCCACAATTATTTGAAGCCCATGGCGTGCAATTACTGCAACCTCAACAAGCTTTAGTTGCAATGGAGCAACTGATCAACGATCAAGCAATTCAGACGACGATTGCTGAGATCGATTGGGCAACGTGGCTCAAAAGTAATCAGGTTGTCGCAACCCTACCCTTCTTTGCGGCACTTGCGCCGTCAGCCACCATTGCTCAAACAGCCAGCAATGCAACCCAAGAGCATGAATTTCGCCAACGGGTTTTACAGACCCAGCCCAGCGAACGTCAAGCGTTGATAACTCAACAACTCAAACAATTGATTGCCAAGGTTATGCAGCTTGAGCCATCAAAACTGGACAGCCAACTAGCACTCCATACCCTCGGCCTCGACTCGATTATGGCAATTGAACTCAAAACCAGCATTAGCCAAAATCTTGGCGTAACCTTGTCGGTTGCCTATCTGATTCAGGGTCCCAGCATTGATGAAATTGTTGCCAATGTCAATCAACAACTATCCCTAGAACTATCATCGGAGATGTTTGCATCGCCTGAAACCCGCGATGATGCGCTTCAGGTGCTACTTGAACAAGTACAGCAAAGCGATCACGACCAGATCGCTCAAATACTTGCTGAATTAGAACAACTCTCCACTGATGAGGCTAAATCTCGTCTGGTTGGGTGAGGTATGGAGATTTCACATGACTGATTTTGCTGCAAAAATTGCTGCATTACCACCAGAAAAACAAGCGCTGTTGATTCGCCGACTGCAACAAGCAGCTAACGAGCCACCAGCCTTGGTTGCCCAACCACGGACAACCAATACGCTGCCATTATCGTTTGCCCAAGAGCGCCAATGGGTGTTGTATCAGTGGGACCCAACTAGCCCGCTGTATAACATCGTTTATGGGGTGCGCTATCGTGGCAAGCTCGATATTGCCGCCTTGCAAGCAGGCTTTAACACCATTGCCCAGCGCCATGAAGTATTGCGCACGACCTTTTTGTTGGTTGATACAGTGCCCCATCAGCAGATCCATGCTGAGCTTAAGCCAGGGTTTAGCGTGGTCGATTTACGCGATCTGGCCGAAACTGAGCGCGATGTCGCCATCCAAGCGCAGATTCAAGCCGAAACCCAGTTAGCGTTTGATTTGCAAAATGGGCCATTATTGCGCGTGCTGTTGCTGCAGATTCGCGATCACGAATATATCAAATTAGTCAGCGTGCATCATAGTGTTTTTGATGGTTGGTCGGCTGGAGTGATCATCTCCGAATTGAATCATTTGCTGAATGCGGCTTATGCTGGCGAGCCAAGCAGCTTGCCAGCCTTGCCAATTCAATACGCCGATTATGCAATTTGGCAACGCAATTGGCTGCAAGGCAAGGTGTTGGAGCAACAACTCCAATATTGGAAGGAACAACTCGCTGGCGAATTGCCAATTCTACAATTACCCACCGATCGGCCTTATCCACCAGTTGAATCGTCACGCGGTGCGCATTATCGGCTGCAATTAGACGACGATTTGGTGCAACGCTTGGTGACATGGAGCCGCAACGAAGGCTATACGCTCAACATTATTTTGCTCACCATCTGGAAAACCTTGCTCTTCCGTTATACCAATCAAAACGATTTATTGGTTGGCATGCCAATCGCCAATCGCCATTACAACGATTTGCAGGCCTTGATCGGCTATTTCGTTAATACCTTGGTGATTCGCACCAAAGCCGCTGGCGATCTCAGTTTCCGCAGCTTTTTGGATCAAGTGCGAGCGGCGAATTTGGCAGCGCAAGAACATCAAGATTTGCCATTTGAGCAATTGGTCGAGGCCTTGCAGCCTGATCGTAATCTAGCGCACACGCCAATTTTTCAAAGCTTGTTTGTGTTTCAGCGCGATACAGTCAATAGTTTTCAAATGCCTGAACTTTCGGTTGAGCCATTGCCAATTGAAACTGGCACGGCCAAGTTTGCCCTCAGCCTTGAAGCTGTCTCGCTTGATCAGCAAATCAACCTCAATTTTGAGTATAAAACTGATCTCTTTGACTCAGCGACGATCGAACGCTTAGCCCAACATTACCAAAATTTACTCGAAGCAGCGCTTGCTTCGCCCGATTTGGAGCTTTCGCGCTTACCCATGTTGGGCAAGGCTGAACTTGCCCAGTTGCTGCCAACGCCAACAGCGCTCGAAGCAAATTTGTTGCCCTTGCACCAACGCTTTGAGCAGCAGGTGCAGGCCAATCCGCAGGCGATTGCGGTACGCTTTGAGCAAAACCAACTAAGCTATGCCGAGCTAAACAGCCGCGCCAATCAACTCGCCCATCAACTCAAAACGCTCGATGTTGGCCCAGATACCTTGGTTGGGCTATGTGTTGAGCCATCGCTCGATACAATCATTGGGATTTTGGCAATTCTCAAGGCTGGTGGCGCATATCTGCCGATCGATCCTTCGCATCCTCAAGAGCGAATTGTTTGGTTGTTGGCTGATGCCAAGGTTGGATTGGTGGTTACCCAAGCGCGTTGTGTCAACAAATTACCTCAAGCTGGGTTGCAATTGATTGTGCTTGATGCCGTCGATTCAGCACTGAGCAATCAGCCAACCAGCAATTTGCCAGCTAGCGCCCAGCTCGATAACTTGGCCTATATGATCTACACCTCTGGTTCGACTGGCACGCCCAAAGGTGCATTGATCACCCATCGCAACGTGGCGCGATTGTTTAGTTCAACCGAGGCATGGTTCAACTTCAACAACCACGATGTCTGGAGTTTGTTCCATTCGTTCGCCTTCGATTTCTCAGTTTGGGAAATTTGGGGAGCCTTGTTGTATGGTGGTCGCGTGGTCGTCGTGCCATTTATGACCACTCGCAACCCCGCAGGCTTCTATCAATTGCTGGTCGATGAAGGCGTAACGGTGCTCAACCAAACGCCCTCGGCCTTCCGCCAATTGATCAGCAGCGATGCCGAACAGGACTTGCCCTCACGTCTAACCTTACGTTATGTCATCTTCGGTGGCGAGGCGTTGAATGTTGGGGCATTGCAACCATGGTTCGAGCGCCATGGCGATCTGCACCCACAATTGGTCAATATGTATGGCATTACGGAAACCACCGTCCATGTGACCTACCGACCGCTGAGCATGCACGATGTTGAAAATCCCCAAAGCAGCCCGATTGGCACGGCAATTCCCGATTTGGATCTGTATGTGCTTGATGATCATTGTTTGCCAGTGCCATTGGGAATTACTGGCGAACTATATGTGGGCGGCGCGGGCTTGGCTCGCGGCTATTGGAATCGACCCGAACTAACCAACGAGCGCTTTATCAAGCATCCATTTGCTGAAACAGGCCGCCTCTATAAAACTGGCGATTTAGTGCGGCGCTTGGCCAATAATGAGATCGAATATCTGGGGCGGCGTGACAACCAAGTTAAAATTCGCGGCTTCCGGATTGAGCTAGGCGAAATTCAAGCCACTCTGATGAGCCACCCCGCGATCACCGATGCGATTGTAGCGGTCAATACAATCTCAGCCGATGACCAGCGCTTGGTGGCTTATTTAGTAACCCAGCCCAATCAAGTGCCACGCTTTAGCCAATTGCGCACCTTTCTCAAGCAACGCCTGCCAGAATATATGGTGCCAACCTCGTTCATTATGCTTGAGAGCATTCCGCTGACTGCCAACGGCAAAATCGATTATCGCGCTTTGCCCAGCCAACAACAAACCAAACAACTTGAGCGCAGCCAGCCAATCGCGGCTCCAACCAGCGTCACCGAGCAATCGCTGATCGCCATTTGGAGCACGTTGCTAGGAGTAGCCCACGTTGGCATTCAGGATAATTTCTTTGATTTGGGTGGGCACTCATTGTTGGCAACCCAGGTTATTTCACGGGTTCGCGAGGTCTTTAATGTTAGCCTCAACTTACGCGATTTCTTCCTCAACCCGACTATCAAGGGCTTAGCCAGCGTTATCGAGCAAGCCAACCAAAAACCTGAGCAAACGCCGATCATCGCGATTCACAAAGCCGATCCACAGGCACGTTTGCCGCTTTCCTATGCCCAACAGCGCATCTGGTTTTTGGCTCAAATCGATCCAACCAGCAGTTTTTATACCGTACCTGTGGCCTTAGAAATTACTGGCCGATTGCAAGTTGACGCTTTGGAGCGCACCCTGAGCGAGATTGTGCAGCGCCATCATGGCTTGCGCACGCTATTTGTGAGCCACGAAGGCCAAACCCTTCAGCAAGTGCAAGCAGCTCAGCCAATTCAATTGCCAATTCACAATCTCAGCCATTTGGCTGGCGCAGACCAAGAAACCGCAATCAACCAGTTATTGGAGCAGGAAATTAATCAACCCTTCCAGCTTGATCGCGATCAACTGTTGCGTGGGCGCTTGCTCAAACTAGCCCCAACCAAGCATGTGCTCGGCTTAAGCATTCATCATATTGCCTTTGATGATTGGTCGCAGGGCATTTTGTTTGATGAAATGACTAAGCTCTACCAGGCCTTTGCCAACAATCAAGCCTCGCCATTGCCTGAATTGGCCTTGCAATACCCCGATTTTGCTGCTTGGCAACGCCAATGGCTGCAAGGCGAGGTTTTACAAAACCAATTGAATTACTGGAAACAGCAATTGAGTGGCAAATTGCCCTTGCTCGAAATGCCGCTAGATTACCCACGGCCTAGCGTGCAAAGCTTCAATGGCGCACAC is a genomic window of Chloroflexota bacterium containing:
- a CDS encoding rhomboid family intramembrane serine protease translates to MNIFDRLSMIGLGLQATKQLFALSEHTTVDDSALESTDAADLLPVGALLVPVTDSLAKVAVLYGLSGLSALMNANSSEAETKAGWGAFQKSQLNTGQVWRILSYSLVHPSLAAALREGAAVSILGTATTRFQSFSLAFSAVRLGIFVPLLVTAPQADDDAVLTNMSGSSYCLLGVFLASLATDRQRLTFRSQQDVLAATALGVLCSQMLSGLAQSKGPARKAGLASLGAGVISTLIMQIVRRVNANKPE
- a CDS encoding SDR family NAD(P)-dependent oxidoreductase, with translation MNNLPSGTDSIKPETIETTAEILTEWLVNHFCTYLNVSSNEIDVRLPFAHYQIDSIQALSLISKLEQFLGRSLSPTLLWDYPSIATLVPALIGTEQPEVAIVADSDQNADAIAIIGMSCRFPGARNLAEYWDLLINGRDAITEIPAERWNLEAVYNPDRSVPGTMYTRWGGFVDQPDYFDAGFFGISPREAIHLDPQQRMLLECTWEAFEDAGQSPQALAGSKTGVFIASVSEDYGRILFSHPEIIDAYTGPGTAHSILANRLSYVLNLQGPSININTACSGSLVAIHMACQALQTGEADLVVAGGVNASLLPDGNLFFSKAGALSPDGRCKTFDARANGIVRSDGAGIVILKPLQKALADGNPIYAVIRGSAVNSDGRTNGIMAPNRQSQEVVLQEAYRRAGVNPATVQYIEAHGTGTSLGDVIEAQALGAVLAVGRSAQQPCALGSVKTNIGHSESAAGIAGVIKVALAMKHQLLPASLHFETPNPMIPFEELRLQVQAQRGPWPNASGPLLAGVSGFGFGGTNAHVVLESAPIRETQSPNINDAWPLLLPLSAQSEPALWQLAARYASQIAAASPSEVANICYSASVGRSQLDHRLAAYAASPALLAEQLNDFAEGRSVTGLITQDRSQAHKLVWVFSGQGSHWVGMGRGLLGQQPIFRQTLEACDQAFANYAGWSLIAALLDDQAAEQINQTDRAQPLIFALQVSLAALWRSWGITPAAIVGHSLGEVAAAYVSGVLTLDEAVQVVYHRSRLMKQVAGKGKTAAVELTFEQARLLLVGREQQVAIAGINSPTSCILAGDPSTLEQLVASLQHNDVFARLVRGVDIAFHSPQMEPLVPELNAALAQLKPQAPMIPLVSTVTGTFAEQALYSEGYWGRNLREPFLFATAIKSLLDKGFDTFLEVSPHPVLGESMLRSIQHFKQSAQVFSSLRRDQAELDLLFETLGRLFVAGYSPDWQQVYPEPRQRSALPNYPWQRERYWFDQLLPATSNQTSARGGFVPALLAGNLKAIPSAQHPLLGISISSAVNQSQFWQTNLAANYPAYLADHVVQEQVLLPGAAYVEMIIAALRSRGQHHVTINNLVFKQPLILPNQGQCTVQLVCNADDNGVNLQILSQAAEPDSPWELHATANAIDNATPVNHSAYLALDELQARCAESVAVSEHYARMQAVQLVYGPAFQSLSQIWRGEAEALAQLQLAPAIGQLAQHDQLHPALLDATFQLVAVMLAQHTNDQTYLPIAIERLNVLDRIPAEAWCHAVLRSAPADETLMYEADLVIADAQGRVVVEIAGLKLFQVAAARSANQPQQALYDYRWQPFESQTTEHPAERWLILANTHDQFAKQLSNGLAAHGQQVDCLEQSIEAASLGDWLKTQLQANYQQIVCLWPLAASNDQAPVASATQQSLAMLTLLQTLSDSSSATPRLWCVTRGAQAVLDHEVINLAQAPLWGMLRSAALEHPELAPSLIDLAPMTESNEATQLAKTLLQRANEHQQALRNQQQLVARLQQRSVSKSSPLKLSNQAAYLITGGSGGLGLEIAHWMLAKGASNLIILGRRPLQPSHNAVSEQQSQLVNALSQLEQAGANLRYAAINVADQAALAEFLQQYRAETGLAIRGIVHAAGVLDDQMLYRMEPSALTSVFAPKVAGAWALHEVFSQEPLDFMIFCSSLAASIGSVGQAHYAAANSFMDSLAAYRHSQGLAGLSINWGPWAEVGMAAKLNPQLFEAHGVQLLQPQQALVAMEQLINDQAIQTTIAEIDWATWLKSNQVVATLPFFAALAPSATIAQTASNATQEHEFRQRVLQTQPSERQALITQQLKQLIAKVMQLEPSKLDSQLALHTLGLDSIMAIELKTSISQNLGVTLSVAYLIQGPSIDEIVANVNQQLSLELSSEMFASPETRDDALQVLLEQVQQSDHDQIAQILAELEQLSTDEAKSRLVG